AAACTAGGGGCACCAGGTACTGCGTTGTCCCGAAACCATTTTAGTTGCCCATGCTTCAAGGCATAACGTGTGTCACCAAACCACTGAATGATCTCAGGCCGAGGTAAACCAGTGATCTGTTCTAACTTTTGGTAATCCTCACGCCGTGCCCATTGGCACTGTAGAAAAAAGGATTTGAGGATAGCCAGCTGCTCTTTGGTTTTGCGCTTGGTCTTTCGCTGGCGTTGCATATCTGGGGAAAGGTACTCTGTGGGGCCAACCCTACCTGGTACTGAATTATGCCGTAGCCCTTGGGGCCAGGCTGGTTCCAGATGTGGGGGTAATGCCTGTTCACTGGGTGACACTGACTGTGGGATACAGCCTAATGGCTGGAGGGGTTTAGAGGTGGCAGTAGCTCCATTAGCCAGTACctggaaagaagaagaggaggtagaggaagaagagggagtaACACTAGATGCTGACTCCTCCTTACAACTACTGGCAATTAATGCAATTGGTGGGGGTTTATCCCGAGCTTGTGGTGGGGGGACAGTTGTGGAGTGGTTCCAGGAAGCAGTTCCTATGCCATGTGATTGGTTGGGACCCCTGCCTGCCTGCTCCTTTGAGAAGCCACTGCTTTGACGATGTTGCCAAAAATCTGATTGGTGGGGGAATGCTCCACTGCCAGGTGTCATCAGGGACTCCTTTAATTTCTGGTGACTCTGTGGCAGTGGTGGCATCTGAGAGGACTCCTCAGGCTCTACCTTCAATCCTTTCGTCTGGGTGGGCTTGCTAAGAGACGGAGGACCTATTCCAATACCAACTTGTTCTGGAGCTGGCATTGGAGGAGGAGGCACCTCCTCTGGGGGCCGTCCTGCATGATGAGTAAAAGAGAGAAGGGATTTGAAATGGAGTTGGTCCCGACGGTAGACTACTCGGGCTCgagtttcttctatttcttcagATGACCAGCTAATACCACAGCGGAGGCGCTGGGCCATAAACCAAGTCTTGACTTTCTCCATCTGCAACCCATAACGTAGGCAGAGAAGGGCAATGTCTGCTAGGCTGGGATAGGGAAAGTAGCTGAAGGTTTTTAGCAGGTGTTCATTGCTGTCTAGCTCACTGGTCTGGGCTGCTTGGGTCCACACAAGCTGTAGCTCCTCAGAGATTGGAGGGAGGCAGATGAGCCCCGCTGGTGAACTACTGAGACCGCTGGCCTCTTTATTAGGAGGCATGGTGCTTTCTGATTTGTGCCCTTCAGAGATAGCtgtaataagaaaagaaacagctcAATCACTGGGTCTCCTCTTCTGACACATTGCTCAATTTCTACCAAACTAACTGCTGGACACCAAAACAATTAAGTTTCTATTTGCATCATGTTGTATTGCTTTTTAAGTGCTTCAAcagtttcttatttaattttcataaacaaGTCATCAGACCCTGCTTTAATTCTGATTTTCTGTGGACTAAAGTCCATAGATGTTAAATTACCCCAAGTCACATGACTGGTGAGTGTTGttccaagaaaaaaatctgtctttaaagccagtcatggtggctcatacctgtaatcccagcacttcaggaggcctaggtgagagggattgcttgagcccaggggtttgataccagcttgggcaacatggtgagactacaaaaaatttaaaaatcagctgggcatggtggttcgtgcctgtagtcccaacaacttgggaggctgaggcaggaggactgcttgagcctgggaggtcgaggctgcagtgagctatgcttgcaccactgcactccagcctgggtgatagagtgagaccctatctaaaacaaacaaaaaaaggccgggtacggtggcttatgcctgtaatcccagcactttgggaggccaaggcgggaggatcacaaggtcaggagatcgagaccatcctgcccaacatggtgaaaccccgtctctactaaaaatacaaaaattagctgggcatggcggtgagtgcctgtaatcccagctactcaggaggctgaggcaggagaatcatctgaatccaggaggcggaggttgcagtaagccgagatcagtgccattgcactccagcctgggtcacagggtaagactccgtctcaaaaaaaaaaaaaaaaaaaaaaaaaaaaatctgtctttagAGGTTAAGAAGGAAAACTGATCCTGATACAGTTTTTTTttagtgtgtttgtgtgtgtgtgtgtgtgtgtgtgtgtttgagactgagtctcgctctgttgccaggctggagtgcagtggcacgatcttggctcactgcaacctccactcccgggttcaagcaattctctgcctcagccttccgagtagctgggattacaggtgcccaccaccacgcctggctactttt
The window above is part of the Macaca fascicularis isolate 582-1 chromosome 7, T2T-MFA8v1.1 genome. Proteins encoded here:
- the HOMEZ gene encoding homeobox and leucine zipper protein Homez isoform X1, with product MVRGWEPPPGLDRAISEGHKSESTMPPNKEASGLSSSPAGLICLPPISEELQLVWTQAAQTSELDSNEHLLKTFSYFPYPSLADIALLCLRYGLQMEKVKTWFMAQRLRCGISWSSEEIEETRARVVYRRDQLHFKSLLSFTHHAGRPPEEVPPPPMPAPEQVGIGIGPPSLSKPTQTKGLKVEPEESSQMPPLPQSHQKLKESLMTPGSGAFPHQSDFWQHRQSSGFSKEQAGRGPNQSHGIGTASWNHSTTVPPPQARDKPPPIALIASSCKEESASSVTPSSSSTSSSSFQVLANGATATSKPLQPLGCIPQSVSPSEQALPPHLEPAWPQGLRHNSVPGRVGPTEYLSPDMQRQRKTKRKTKEQLAILKSFFLQCQWARREDYQKLEQITGLPRPEIIQWFGDTRYALKHGQLKWFRDNAVPGAPSFQDLAIPTPPPSTRSLNERAETSPLPIPPPPPDIQPLERYWAAHQQLRETDIPQLSQASRLSTQQVLDWFDSRLPQPAEVVVCLDEEEEEEEEELLEGDEEEEEEEEDDDDDDDVIIQD
- the HOMEZ gene encoding homeobox and leucine zipper protein Homez isoform X2; the encoded protein is MPPNKEASGLSSSPAGLICLPPISEELQLVWTQAAQTSELDSNEHLLKTFSYFPYPSLADIALLCLRYGLQMEKVKTWFMAQRLRCGISWSSEEIEETRARVVYRRDQLHFKSLLSFTHHAGRPPEEVPPPPMPAPEQVGIGIGPPSLSKPTQTKGLKVEPEESSQMPPLPQSHQKLKESLMTPGSGAFPHQSDFWQHRQSSGFSKEQAGRGPNQSHGIGTASWNHSTTVPPPQARDKPPPIALIASSCKEESASSVTPSSSSTSSSSFQVLANGATATSKPLQPLGCIPQSVSPSEQALPPHLEPAWPQGLRHNSVPGRVGPTEYLSPDMQRQRKTKRKTKEQLAILKSFFLQCQWARREDYQKLEQITGLPRPEIIQWFGDTRYALKHGQLKWFRDNAVPGAPSFQDLAIPTPPPSTRSLNERAETSPLPIPPPPPDIQPLERYWAAHQQLRETDIPQLSQASRLSTQQVLDWFDSRLPQPAEVVVCLDEEEEEEEEELLEGDEEEEEEEEDDDDDDDVIIQD